A DNA window from Daucus carota subsp. sativus chromosome 3, DH1 v3.0, whole genome shotgun sequence contains the following coding sequences:
- the LOC108211438 gene encoding fatty acyl-CoA reductase 3, with protein sequence MELGSIVQFLENRTILVTGATGFLAKIFVEKILRAQPNVKKLYLLLRAPDSKAALQRLNTEILAKELFRVLKERLGSDLYTHLSKRVTPVAGDITHENLGVKDSAMLQEMCREVDIVVNIAATTNFDERYDISLALNTFGAEHVYNFAMKCSKIKLLLHVSTAYVCGEKTGLIVEDPYKMGETLNGERGLDVNHEKQVIEEALFQLNQQNATNEAITAAMKELGIQRARHYGWPNTYVFTKAMGEMLLGEMNLNKQLPLVIVRPTIITSTYEEPFPGWVEGIRTVDSLAVGYGKGKLTCFLGDPDSNIDLIPADMVVNTMIVAMAAHSNEPECEVIYHVGSSFSNPVKYNDVKNFGRFYFTRTPWINKDGKAVKVGDVTVLSSMPSFRRYMAIRYLLPLKGLQLVNIGLCQLLQEKYVDLSRKVKYVLRMVELYEPYLFFKGVFDDMNTEKLRKAAEESSDAETDVFYFDPKCIDWEDYFVNTHLAGLVKYVLK encoded by the exons ATGGAGTTGGGAAGTATTGTGCAGTTCCTTGAGAACAGGACCATTTTGGTCACTGGTGCCACTGGCTTTCTGGCGAAGA TTTTCGTGGAGAAGATTCTCAGGGCTCAGCCAAATGTGAAGAAACTTTATCTTCTCTTGCGAGCCCCGGACTCTAAGGCAGCTTTACAACGTCTCAACACTGAG ATCTTAGCAAAGGAGCTGTTCAGGGTTTTAAAAGAGCGACTGGGCTCTGATTTATACACGCATCTGTCGAAAAGAGTGACCCCCGTTGCTGGTGACATAACTCACGAGAACTTGGGAGTCAAGGACTCCGCGATGCTCCAAGAGATGTGTCGAGAAGTTGATATTGTTGTCAACATAGCTGCCACAACTAACTTCGACGAAAG GTATGACATTTCGCTAGCTCTCAACACATTTGGTGCAGAACATGTGTACAACTTCGCTATGAAGTGCAGCAAGATAAAGTTGCTTTTGCATGTGTCCACAG CGTATGTTTGCGGTGAAAAAACTGGACTGATAGTGGAGGATCCGTATAAAATGGGGGAGACGCTCAACGGAGAACGAGGGCTCGACGTAAACCACGAGAAGCAAGTAATAGAGGAAGCACTCTTTCAGCTGAATCAACAAAACGCTACCAATGAAGCCATCACTGCAGCCATGAAGGAGCTGGGGATCCAAAG GGCAAGGCATTATGGATGGCCAAACACGTACGTCTTTACAAAAGCCATGGGAGAGATGTTACTCGGGGAGATGAATCTCAACAAGCAGCTTCCCCTTGTTATTGTTCGTCCCACCATTATCACCAGCACCTACGAAGAACCCTTTCCTGGTTGGGTTGAAGGCATCAG AACCGTTGACAGCCTAGCGGTTGGCTATGGTAAAGGAAAGCTAACATGCTTCCTCGGTGATCCAGATTCGAATATTGACCTG ATTCCAGCGGATATGGTGGTGAATACAATGATTGTGGCCATGGCAGCTCACTCAAATGAGCCGGAATGCGAAGTCATATATCATGTCGGATCCTCATTTTCGAACCCGGTAAAGTACAATGACGTCAAAAATTTTGGTCGATTTTATTTCACCCGAACTCCATGGATCAACAAGGATGGCAAGGCTGTTAAAGTGGGCGATGTTACTGTCCTCAGCTCCATGCCCAGCTTCCGCAGATACATGGCCATCCGTTACCTGCTCCCGCTCAAG GGACTGCAATTAGTGAATATAGGGCTTTGCCAGCTGCTGCAAGAAAAGTACGTTGATCTAAGCCGAAAAGTCAAGTATGTCTTGAGGATGGTTGAGTTGTATGAACCCTACTTGTTCTTCAAGGGAGT ATTTGATGACATGAACACTGAGAAACTGAGGAAGGCAGCTGAAGAAAGTAGTGATGCTGAGACGGATGTTTTCTATTTTGATCCCAAATGTATTGACTGGGAAGACTACTTTGTCAATACACATCTAGCTGGACTTGTAAAATATGTACTCAAGTAG